CACCACTCACCACTCATCCACTCACCACTCACTTCTCACCACTCACGGCACAATAGACCACTGCTGGTTAAGGCTGCTGTTGCTACCCCAAAACTGCATAATGGAGCCATTGGCGGTACCGCCGCCGGTATCAAGGCATTTGCCGTTGGTACGGTTTACAACTTTGTAGTATGACCCAACTGGTACAATTACCCATTGCTGGTTTGGCGATGTACCGCTTGACCATTGGGTAACATTGGAGCCATCGGCAGTATTGGCATTGCTATCCAAACATTTACTGCTGGATACGCAGGTAAGCTTGTAATATCCGCCGCTATAGGATAGCACCCATTTTTGATTACCGGAAGTGCTGCTGGCCCACTGCCCTACATTTGCAGCATTGGTGGTGGCGCCCAGGTTATCCAGGTATTTGCCGCTTGCCCGGTTCAGGAGGTGATAGGTACCATTGGCGATGGGCTGTGTGGTTGTTGTAAAAGTAAGGGTGCCAAACCCCAGCTGATCGTAGCCGCCGCTTGTGCTGCCATAATCGCCGCCCCCGCCTTCGGGCCTCATGTTGGTGGCATACTGGGCACTATAGGTGGCCGTAACCCCGGCTACATTGGCAAAATGGTTATAAATCAACTCCCACGACGGCCGGATATTGCCCCTCCCCGACTCGGAAATTACCGTTTGCGAATTTGCCGCGCAGGTAGTGCCACTGCCCCAGTTGTAGGTTGTAAACGGCACGGTATTGCCCAGGTTATAGCTGGCTGTATATTCGCTTACCGCCAGTGTCTTGTTGCTTTCGTAACCAAACAGGTCATCGCCCTGGTTAAAGGCCATTTGGCAAAACGGGCCAAGCAGGGCAATATCAAGGCACTGGTGGCCCTGGTCGCGGCCACTTTCCTGGCCCTGGCCAAGGCCGCCTGTGTATAAGAAAGGTACTGCATGATCAATAGCACCATTGCCTGCACCGGTTTTAAAATAAGTAACGGCCTCATTGTACTTGGCGGCATCATCGCACAGGATGCCGATAGACAAGATGGAGGCCATGCTGCAAAGGTCCCAGTTTGCCCAGTAATTGGTAATGCAGGCACCGTTATGGTTCACCAGGAAATCGTGGTTCATGGGGTAAAATACAGTGAGCATCATGGTTTGAAACCTGGCAAAGTCGGCCGCCGCCCACCCGCTGTACGAGCGCATAATTTCGGCGGCGTTGGCAAACTCATAGCCATAAATACCGGCGGCAAGCCACCTATCGGCACTGCCCGATATGGCCTTGAGCGTGGATGACCAGGCATTCATAATAGCCACGGCATTATTGCCACAGGCCACATCGCCGTTAATTTTCCAACGCAGGGCGTTTTGATACGCTGCCGCCACATCATTGTATAGTTTAGAATAATTTTCGGGCGAGCCGGAACCCCTGTATACGGTATCTACCGGCCCTTTCATCACATAAGTTGATGAGGAGTGGGAGTTTGCGGTAAGCTTGTTCCAGCCCGAAAGCCAGGGTTCGGTACCCGCCGATACCATGGTTTGCATGCGGATAAAATCGGCCTCGGTGTGCAGCAGGCCCGGATGAACAAAAGGGCTGATGGCAGCTACCTTTAATTTTGACGATTTCCCGGTTTTAACACTGTCTGCAATAGTTGCGGCAGGGTTTGCTGATTTCCTGCAGCTCCAGAAAGGAAGCAGGCAAAAAAAACAAAACAGTAATAGCAATTTTGATTTCATAATAAATGGTTAAGTATTATTGGTTTAATTAATTGCATGTAAGCACCAGCTGCCATAGCACAGCTTAACTGTGTTGTTGCACAATTAAATACTTCCTGCAAACAGGGCAGGCTTCGGTTTATAATGGCAGATGGTTAGTAACTGATTACAAATCTCTGTTATATAAACTTCTGCGGAAGGGGGATGATTAACCAAAAAGAGGTTACAGATTAATCAATAGTTAAGTTTAAAGGGGGATAAAATGAAAATCGCAGCGCTGCGGATAAATGAGTTCCGGGTACATGTATGGTATCCTGCTGAAACGAAAAAGCAAAAGAATAAGCGTTCCCCTCGCCTTCACCGTCCCCTCAGGGTCTCTCGGTAGAGGACCCTGAGGTACCCGATCATCTTACATCAACGTGGCTTCAGGATTATGACCGGCTTTGTACAACCGCTGGGGCCTTTTTCAAAGAGACCCCGCGGGGACAGGAACTTGCAGTTATCGCACCTAACGGCAGCGTTTAAACTGCTACACGACAGGATTGTACCCGTTTATCATACACCAGGTTATTGCGCAGCTGCTGCATAGCCCGGTGTATGTGGTTTACTACCGATTGGTAATTTATACCGGTTACTTCGGCTATCTGTTCGTAGGTCCAGCCGTCAAAATATTTTAAAAACACCATTTCTTTTTGCCTTTTGGGCAAAGCATTCAGGGCAAGGGCGAGCAGCCTGTTAAATTCAAGGTCATTTTCGCTGTTCACCCAAATTTCTTCCTGGGAAAAAGCAAGATCAATTTCGCGCTGATCGTCGGTTATTGGTAAATGGTTCTTTTGGCGCTTAAAATAATTGAGCGCAAGGGACCGCGCCGCCTTAAAAAAGTACACCTTCACATTATGTATGGGGCCAAGCCTTTCTTTACGTTCCCACATTTTTATAAACAGTTCCTGCAGCAGGTCTTCTGATACAATTTCGTCGCGGGTAATTTTCAGCAGGTAATGATAAAGCAGCGGGTACAACTCATGGTGAATAGCCCCGAATTCACTGACATCACCCTGCCGGGTTTTTTCCCAACGTATTGCTAACTGGTCATTCTTGTTCATAAAAATGCTTGGTTATAATTGATATTAGTTCCTGCAACTCCCGGAAAACGGCCACATAAAATCAGGCTGAAAAAAAAATAGGCCCGGGCATTTTTCGATTGTCGGATAATTGGTTTACAGTAGCTAATATGAGTGGATTTTGGGCGATAGAAAGGCTATAAAATAACCAATCGACATACGTAAACCAGCCAAAAAAGCCTAAAAAACCGGTTTAGAAGCATTTTTTTGATATCAGGGGTACAATTCAGCCTTAACTTAGCGCACAAGGCAATCAGCGGCCTTGTTATGATAATTGGCAAAGCATCAAACTATTGGGGAAGGGCATGGAGAGGCGCAGACTATGGGGCAGCGGATGGCATATGAAATCAGGAGCAGCTCAAGGCTTCCCTTTTGGTGCAGGCGGATCTTTTTTTTGTTTAAGCAAGGGTAAAATTGACTCCCAGTGCCGCTTAATCCGGAGCTGGCTAACCTCGGGTTTCCTGATATGGAAAGCCGGTTCAAATTCGTCAGGTTTCTTTTTCTCCATCTTAAAATATTTTTAGGCCCCTAAATAGCTTACCCGGAAACCGGGTTTAACCTTTATTATTCTATGGTGTTTGTTTTTAATATCGGCCTGTACAAAACTTACGCTAATATCCTGATATTCTGTTTAATAAATAGCATCATCCATTAAATTAATTAACCGGTTTTATATAATCACAGTAAACCTGCATCACCTGTCATTAAAAAAAAATTGCGGGGGCAGGGCCCCCGCAACTCAGTTACCAACCCGGATTTTGGGTTAGTTGGGGGTTTAACGTAATTTGTTGGGATGGAAGGGGGTATAAATAATTTTTTTCGGCAAATAACCTGGCCGTTTGATCGATGATCAGGTTGCCATTGGCGTCTTTGGCGTTTGTGGGTACTGGTTTTACAGCATCAGGGCCTAATTGTGCCTGGGTGCCTGTGTATTTATACGATACCGGCCATGGGCTTACAAAACCGGCAGCATTGTCATAAGCGGTACCGCCTATGTTGGTTACCAGGTCCGTTGTGCCGCTGTGCCAGCGCTTAATATCGTCAAACCTAAAATCTTCGTCATAAAGTTCTATCGTACGCTCTCTTCTTATTTCGGTACGCATATCCAGGTTATTGGCATTTACCAGGGCGTTGCTAAGCCCCGG
The genomic region above belongs to Mucilaginibacter sp. KACC 22773 and contains:
- a CDS encoding RICIN domain-containing protein, which translates into the protein MKSKLLLLFCFFCLLPFWSCRKSANPAATIADSVKTGKSSKLKVAAISPFVHPGLLHTEADFIRMQTMVSAGTEPWLSGWNKLTANSHSSSTYVMKGPVDTVYRGSGSPENYSKLYNDVAAAYQNALRWKINGDVACGNNAVAIMNAWSSTLKAISGSADRWLAAGIYGYEFANAAEIMRSYSGWAAADFARFQTMMLTVFYPMNHDFLVNHNGACITNYWANWDLCSMASILSIGILCDDAAKYNEAVTYFKTGAGNGAIDHAVPFLYTGGLGQGQESGRDQGHQCLDIALLGPFCQMAFNQGDDLFGYESNKTLAVSEYTASYNLGNTVPFTTYNWGSGTTCAANSQTVISESGRGNIRPSWELIYNHFANVAGVTATYSAQYATNMRPEGGGGDYGSTSGGYDQLGFGTLTFTTTTQPIANGTYHLLNRASGKYLDNLGATTNAANVGQWASSTSGNQKWVLSYSGGYYKLTCVSSSKCLDSNANTADGSNVTQWSSGTSPNQQWVIVPVGSYYKVVNRTNGKCLDTGGGTANGSIMQFWGSNSSLNQQWSIVP
- a CDS encoding RNA polymerase sigma factor encodes the protein MNKNDQLAIRWEKTRQGDVSEFGAIHHELYPLLYHYLLKITRDEIVSEDLLQELFIKMWERKERLGPIHNVKVYFFKAARSLALNYFKRQKNHLPITDDQREIDLAFSQEEIWVNSENDLEFNRLLALALNALPKRQKEMVFLKYFDGWTYEQIAEVTGINYQSVVNHIHRAMQQLRNNLVYDKRVQSCRVAV